The genomic DNA TTCCCCGTGACAAGAGGCAGCAATCGTCTCGTCTGCACGAACTACGAAGCAGAAAAAGGAATGTGCGTGTTTGCATGAGAGATagagatgaatgcatattgTTTCACGCGTTGTTTAATCACAGTAAAAACAGCCCTTCCCCAAAGATACCGCCCCGCATACTTTGGCGATAAAACTGAATCGTATCAAACAGGATGTATGAAACGTGCATGTTAAACAGGACGAGTTTTGACTGACTGTCGTAGCGGCTTCTTCTTTTGACAGTGGTGGATATGTCGCAGGTTCCCCGTTCGATCACTCAGGAGGCACTGATGTGAAATGGAAATCACTTGGTATTAAGTTTGATATCAATGCCTGGGACGTCTCTTGAACACCAAACGCGTAGAAGTCAAACAGCCATTGCACTTGCTCAGAGTGTAAGGGAGGGAAGAAAAGCCCACAGGCAGATTCCATAACTGGGTTACCAACAGCTGTGTCTTTGACAGGGGctgaaatgtgtgaaaacaaGATATTTGTACTGCTACTATCACTGATTTTATTTCTGAGGCAATTTAATGCATTCTACTCTATGGATATACAACAATGATATAACCtttaaaaggtgcaatgtgtatgATATGGCCACATGCTCCAAAGAAATAATGCCAGGCACACACTACatgagaatcaagccgattttgggcccgattcctCCATCCcaacaatcgtcagcaaagccacGATTTGTTGATGGTTCttaagattatctttccagatatttctagatagacacaaatttaaatttttttttgtgatggtcagcacaaaatcaattcgtatggcATCGacataatcacaatcacaaaccgggaagtataaagagcggcgaacggcgtgtagagaagagaaagaaacactttcgcccaggagtgtttgtgtcccgtgtgaaaccacaagtcaaagttgattatTCGTCGAGTAACTCACGTAATTAAGTCACAGCACTTTTGGagtaattttaacccaaacagcgatcttttcctaaagctaactaagtagtttttgtcacgtaactttggtacttaagttacagcacttctggtgttattttaacctaaaccacgatcttttgataaacctaactaagtagtttgttgcctaaacctaaccaagtcgatctattcctaaacctaaccaagtatttttttttttttttttaaagacaacatgcatcacgtgttgctggacatctgtaggaaaacgcacaaaaaatacgttgttgaaagtcgtgctgagcgtcatgggaaaaaaagctaaattcatgtctatgtatacaaatcaaatagattaaattgtgactatttcacaacctgccgtgagactgtgttaccTCTTCACATCctgttgataatgttagttatttttttaatgtattaaagaaaaATTTAAGCCATATCGTAAATTGCACCTTTGAACTTCCGAGGTTGTACCATTGTGTGAtcattttccccccaaaaatggACCACAAGCTCGATCACGCAGCGACGTCTATGTTCCGGGGAGGGAAGAATGACAGGTTATTTAGTGCTGTTTTGATATTTGAGCCTGAGGAATGCCTACAGATACACTGATCCTTCTGTCTGAGGAGGAAGCTTCACAGATGAGGTAAGACTGCTCACAGCTATGAAACAATATCTGAAACAGATTAAAAGACATTTTCCTCAGCTTGATTCCTGTCCCTTTCAGCTCGCCCAGGTGTTACACCTTGCAACAGAAAAGGTGAAGAGAGCATAAAAGGTGTGCAAATGCACTCTTGCATGAGACGCGGAAAACAGTTGTCAGTTGTTGAAGCCTCCAGTGTCGACTGACAGACGTTTTTATCAGCTTTCCGACATCTTTTGCTACATTGTTCCACTGTAGATAAAGACTTGATGTGCAAGACTGTGTAAAGATCCGACATGGGGAGAATTACATCAGGAAAACACTTTTGGTCTGTGGCGTCTGCAGACACTGATTGTTCCAGCTTGTCTTCATACCTGCTCAGGTTTCACTGCGAGGCTTGTCAATCCCTCCCAGGACTTCAAACGCACCACTGAATCCTTCACCTGCACCTTCACTCACGCCTTCCCACCTCGCCGACAACCTGCAGCGCAAGTTGAGCGACGGCAAATTACCCATAATTACCTAGGTTTGAGCTCGACATAACAAAGACATCTTCTTTGCTGTTGTGTTATTATTGGAACATCACATCGgagccagctctctctctctctaattaaagctgacactttttttttccagtgtgcAGTTATCTGCTGTGCAGCACTGAGAAAACTTCATCTGTGCCTGATCCTTTGTTCTTGCACCGAACATAAAAGCAAATAGCCAGAGAAATGTCTGTGAAAGACGCTCTTCAAAATGTTCCTGCAAATCTAAATACACTTCAGAGAGATGGCCTCCACATGTGgttccttaaaaaaaataaaaaaagagagatccATGCACCGGATGAGAAGACAATGACAAAACTTGGCTCTACACGTTTGCTTCTTTCCAGAGAATCACAGTTAATAACAGAAGATTAATGCCGTCCCCACGCTGGCTCTTCATGCCACTCTCATGGCTGCCATTAGATGTTCTCATTATTCGTCCCTGTGTCttaatgcaaagtgaaaacacacatttggaCGGCGATGAAAAGTTACCCAAATCACTTAGATCTCGTGTGAAATCCGTTTATCCCTGATCATTATGacagtgtttttctgtctgtatcGATAGTCAtttcctctctccctgcagCAGCCTGCAGAGTCTCCGACGCTGGCGCTGAGCACAGCACAGCCAGCTGCAGTCCCACGGAGTGCAAGCAAAGGAGGAAATCAATAGAGAAAATATTGCTGCGGgctcacacatttttatcttgcTTTGAACGAGTCAGCTTTAATTTCGCTTTGATCTCAATTTGCTGCTTTTGGGATAGCTTGGCTGCACATTGAACCGGGAGGAATAAGCTTTCCACCCGGGCTTTCTTACAAAAGACCCTTTGAAAAGAGGCCTTTATTTTGCCCATATGTGTCAGTGTCCATTACTGGTTTACAAGGAATAAAGATACGAGGAATCAAAACAACTAATACTACAGGACTCGGACACACTGGTGGAGACAGTTCGCCAAACTGCACTTTATCTATTCTAGTCAGGGAGGATTTACGGCCGAGCAGAGCAAATGTTGGACAATGTTAGCGAGGGGGCCACAATAAAGAGATCCTTAGTGTTGCTGTCAGAGAGGGCTCGGCGTTGTTGTGGGGTAACAGGTTGACATGACGCACAGCTGGCGGCGTTCTCACTGCTCTTCTCCCCCCACACATCATTAGAGCTGACACACCAAAGGGATGATATTATAGCATCACCTCAGGTCTGCTAGAGATCCTTCATCCTTCTCCAAACCGGTGCATTCTTAGGAGCGGAGTTGTTTGGGaatttgtttctcttttctaAAGCAGAGACAAAAGCGGGGTAGGATAAATGACCGGGCAGAGAAAAGACCAGCGCCTTGCCGGGGGAGAAAGGGAAGGGTCTAATCTAATTTGGTTAgaggaggatgtgtgtgtgtgtgcgcacatgcatgGCTGCGACGCACAGTGTGAGGGGACTGTGGGAATGGGACAGGAGGGCTGCGCTGTTGAATGGAGCCTCCAGAGCCAGAAGCAGTGGGGAGTCTCCCCAGACGCGCTGATTCCGGGCCCCGGCCACTCAAAGAGGGATTAGACCAGAGAGAAGGCCTTCCTGATTAGCAATTCACACTCAAGTGCCCCCACGAGGACCTCGGGTAATAATATTGCCATCAGCGTCCTTCACCGATgcaggaaataaaatgttttccccCCTTTTTGACTCTTTTTCCTTCATCTGTAATCGCTCTCATGTCTTAAAGAACTTTGCAGAACCGGCTCTCGTCTCCGATGATGTGACtttctaaaacaaaaaaatgtgtttttgcaaAGCGGTTGACTGtaactgttttggttcattGCTTCAGTCTCAAGCTGCTGAACTCCAacaacccccctcctcctcctcctcctcctcctccacttcttcttcctcccttcctcttctCTTTGCTGTTAAACGACCACCACATGAAAGAGCATGATGTAAGAACACCCCACTAAACTAATATTGCTGTTTCAAAGCAGCCTCAGCCCCAGATGTTATTGGGCTTCCTAACAAACAAAATTCATTACAACGCTGTTTATTGCAGATTGGCTGACAGCTTCGCCACTCACATAAAGGTCCACCAGCCTTATAATTATACTAATCTACTCTATAAACACTTGAAAGGTTCCTCTTATCAACCACAATACACAATGAGTGAGGTCAGCGGGTTAACCTTCAACCGATGGGACTCTAACCAGCAGTGAAACAAAGCAGACTTTAATGGAGCAAAGTGAAAAGAAGAGTGAAACAAATTAGTCCTCATTAATAAGTTACTTTATTGAACTATTTAAACCATGTGAGCAAAGAATACTGCAGGCTTTGATgttgacggggctcctcaataATTCATCGCTTGATTCATATGCGTTTCCTCAAAACGTCTGACCCTTTACTAAAACTGGCGCTCTTATTAAAGCTCCGGCATTTCAAACGGGACAGAAAAAATAGCATGTATGATATTAAACAGAATTATCTTTGCCTgcagttgcaaaaaaaaaaaaaatctttttaaacTAGGCTTTAATATTCAAGCCTTTGTAGGTTCTTTACTGTCCACGTTCAGATGCTTTCcccatcatttttttttcatcacaaacTGTGGAGTGGCAATAAGAGAGAAAAAGCAGATTGTGTTGATAAATAGGATCATCCCGAGCTAAACGCTGAATGCGTGCGatcaggagggagaacaggatCCCCGGACAATGTGCAGGGCATGTGGACAAATAGTCTCACCTCCGACTGAGTGTGTTGTTTCTTCTCATTGTGCCCCCTGAAAGGGAAGAGGAGGGCCTTGCTTAAGAAGATTATAGCCCTTCCCCACCCGTACGTTTAATCAACATGCCCTTTTCAGCACCGACAACAATGCCAAACATGTCTAAAACGTCCCCCCGTCTCTCCCATGTAGCATACCTCACGCATGTTGGAACAGCCATCTAACCGCAGCAATTAAGAGAAAATGCTATACTGATACAGAGCTGCAGATCATGTTCCCCAATCAAAGAGCTGATGGCGTCAATTTCACAAATGTCAGTGGCGTGTTTGATAGCCATCTAATTTCAggcaaacaaaaatgtattagcTTCAACTCATTTTTTTTACTGATCAAAATTCCCTCAAGAAAGGGGAGCTTTGCTTTCCTCACCCTTCATTTCTTTCATCCATggttaaatatgtaaataaaatgtctaaagTCATTCTTCAAAggggaacaaaagaaaaaaagggggcTGAGGGAGAAGACAGCCATAAAATTCCTCCGATTCTCCATAACATTAGCCAGAGGGGGGCCAGCTTCCAGCCAGAGCCTAGCAGCAGGGGAGCGGGCTCGCTCCATAGAATCACACATCGCAAAtcccacacacaaaaaaaaaataaaatatcttttCAGCTTCAGCCATCAAAGCCCCCCCACCCGCCCCCCACCCTTTCACTTTATTAGTTACAGAATTATCTCACAGTTGCTGATTTCTCAGAGATGGAAGCTGCGCTGCGTTTCCTTCGCCGCGCTGTTGTGGTTGCAAAGATGAGATAAAGTTGccatgtgtgagagtgtgttatGCACTTGTGTGAGCAGGAATGAGCTATAGAAGGGGGCTGTATATGAAACAGAGGGGgtggtaggaaaaaaaaaatcataaaagagaCAGTAGCTGCTGAGGCTACAGATGCTAAAGACTGAACAGGCCTGATTCCTCcccttttcttctccttttcaaAGAGATATCATCGTGACCAAAACAATCACGAGAGAGTGGGAGGCAGGAGGAGACGACAGAACAAAGGCGATGAATTACAGCAAACCAGTAGACTGTGTCTTCTTATTAGACTGTGTGACAGTATTATCTTGTCAGCTTCATTACACCAAAGGCAGCGATAATAAGGGCAGATATTTGCTTTAAAATATGCCAGACAGGGTTTTCCTGAAAGCCTGATGATCAGTTAAATGGAGAGCAGAGCCGATAGCCCTGGCTCTGGGAACACATTGATTTTacattattcttcttcttcacattaaagctgTCATCTCGCTTTTTGTTCTACTACTGCACGTCGGCTACATGATAAAGGTCTAGtggagagggaggggaaggaGCAGGCATGTCAGCTGTTGTCCTTGTCTTTGTGAGGGGTCAGGATGTATAAGATGCATGCTGCTGCTACATCTGGGCCTTTTTTTGGACAAAGGAAAATGGTTTGCATACCGCCGGGGTTAAAAAGACGGTAGCTATATCCGCCCAcccaattcgactgttatcaggctattaaataggcgttatcagtcactataagcaccaaagatgtgggtcagtaggggcctactacgcctactacattgtaaaatgaaagcgaaacttaaaagcaacacgttctaataTGTtgcaaaactgaatgaaacgtcacgttttgaccacaaacaaaaaggcttctttagatttaggcaacaaaactacaacttctttaggttaaggcaaaaaaacaaacatttagttaagtttagagaGAAACTccgtgttttgggttaaaataccaacacaaagacaactacacattgttggttttacaCAGGATGCGAACTCCAGTCTCCTGCCATGTAaatagatgacaaaacctactaATGGGTGTAGAAGACCCCTACTGACACACATATTTTTGGCTTACAGCGAcagataacgcctatttaatagcctgacaccAGTCTTATCGACTGATCTGTCAGGAAATCAAACTAGCTTGGCAGCTAAAGGCGTTTTACCTTTTTGAAATAAagtgtgatgtttttttcccctcaagtTGGGACCAAACCCCTTCAAACGCTAACAGCTGGATAAGTGGAATCCGAGAAGCACATGTGCTACATAGGAGGAGggtattgtgttcataagtgtaTTCGTATACCCTATATTTATGCTCCACACACACTGAGCGCTAACAGCTGAAATGCCACCACTAAGATATGCCGCGCTTAAACCATTTAGGCACGCACGGTGCCAGGTTTCTCATCTCGCCCGGACACATTTCTGAAATACTTCTAAAAGCACTCTTgttaaaagaaaatatactaAAAGCACTCCTGTTTACTTGTGATCAGTATGTCACTCTTGATGAAGACCACGGGCCAGGCTAGAGGATAAATCTCACCACTACAAACTTTTTACAAGGTAACATGAGTGAGGTCTGGAGGAtctcacacacataaaaaaggcAGGAGGCCTCAAAACCTGCTCTTCTCTCAGCCAGTCACGCCATCCTGCTACTCCATACCGACTGCAGtgtaaaaccaagatggagttCCTACTCACTGCGACAACAATGCATCATAAGGGTTCATGTATGCCGTTTATTGCAGCGGTCTATGTGTCGATGCGTTGTGTTGGGTTTATTTTATGACACACTGTGTCTTTGGTGCTGCTGTGTCTTTATGTAGGCCGGCTCTCTACAGGAATTGTTTCGCTTTAACAGGCTAATAAAagcccatccatccattcagtTTCTAAACCACTTATCCTGTTCGGGGTCAAAGGGGGCTGGAGCCGTATCCATGCAAGAGACAGGATGCACTCTGGACAGGGCTACACATATATAGTGAAGGTAATACGCAAATACTCATGGGGAGATGGTCATTTCGGAGTGTGAGAGGAAAGCGGAGCAGTAAAAACACAGGGTGAACATGCAAAAAACTCCACTTCATCAGTTGCCACTGATTCAATGTGCAATCATAGCAAATTATCTCTTTACTTTGAGGGAAGCTGAAGTGAATCAACCCTGTTCAACCAACACTGGTGGCTTGTTGGTGCCTTTTTCTCCGCAAGAGAACAGTCGCCGCTGAGTTGGACACAGTGCTTTATGAATGTTGTTGAGTAATATGATTCATTActtaatttttcaaaaatgtctTTCTGTGGTTTATGAGAATGTTTCATCACAGAGATCATACAATATTGTAAATCACATGCAAAAATATTGTCTGCAGCACAGTTCCACGAACACTTCAACCTGGACCCCATTATaggaacaacaatttctgaaattggtccagtttTGAGGGAGAGCTCTGTAGACGGCAGCCACAAAtcgggctgcaatgtaatcttattggggcaagctggcagcgtcatttacgtccactaaaagtgcttgttttcgCCATTGCCTGATTGTTATTAtgagtgtctgacattatggaaagagtcttagtgttatctaaaaaaatgtcaatgtcatggttgaatatttagatgattttgacaatgtggatgaggtctttttGAGGTTTTCATTTGAGCCAGAgaatacggatattcagatttcacaacgagacttctccttgagcgagacttgaacacaataacaaacagaccggatcaagcgagtgtaacgttacattgacgctgctaaTTTGCCCTCCTACTGGACTAATTTCAAAAAGCgctgtccccattagtcacttagacacaaaaacatgggaaaatagggtccacgGGTGAAAAATACTGATGGTAccctttaatatataaataatgaaacaaGTATTTACAGTAATGTGTCCATAAGGCCAGCTTGACGTTCACTGTGGAGTGAGAGTCTCTTATTAGAATTATAATAAAGGGTTCATAGAGGACACAAAGATGTGTATGACTTAAAATGTTTATGAAACTAACTAACAAAATTAATTGTGTAAATACAGTTGCGTTTGTGATAACACTCAGAGCTGATTCAAAATCAGTCATATGGGCCAAAAATTAAGACATTGTTGTGACAGTTCCTTTATAGCTCGAAGTGTAACACAACGAAAGAAATGGACATCCCAGCAAAATGGTGAAAGTACTAAAAATTGTCCACATCTGGTGAGAATACAGATGTCACTGTGAGAGAGGCTTTGCAGGATCTGAATTATTGATGCGAGCTCCTCTTGGCTTGACAATAGAACAATGGCAGCACTTTAGGCTGACATTTGTGAAAAGGAATGTAACTGTCTTATTTGTTTGCTGGACTACTTCCTTCATTGAAAAAGACAGGAAATGACCATAAAGTGTTTGTTCTGGTGAGTTAAAGAATGTTTCATAGGGTATAAATTCTGAAAAACACTCAACAGGATAAAGCCAAACTGGTTACATCCATTGTCTTCTCATTGTTGTTATGTGTGTCAATATTGTTTGGAAACTACTTAGGAATTAATAAAGCATCTTAAATTGAACTGAATAGAGTTAAACCCATCTGCAACTCCCAAAAACAGTAGATCTGTCACATGTGTAAATATTTCATgtaatgatatatatcattatttaaGGGGAAATCCACCCTAAAACATAACACATGTATGTAATCATTTTCATCTTTTTCATAAATTTTGCTTGCATGCTTTTGAAAGCTCTGTCATCTGATCgtcatatttcagtttttctacACCAGAAAGTTACTATGACTGATTCCAGTCAGTCTACAGGACGTTGTCAATGACAGGGATGGAAAGTAACCAGCTACAttaactcaagtactgtactttacttgaatatttaatttttattctaCTTGGTATTTGAACTCCACTATATTTCAGGGgtaaattttactttttactccactacatttatttgacagctgttaCAGGTTAGTTTGCAGGTCCCGTTTTTACATATAacataaatcaacaaataaaatatgctgCATTTTTATAGAGTAAACTATAAAAACTGTATATGACGTTGTTAACggtatccagagcattaatatagcagcaaaaaaCGATTTGCTacataaagatatagaggagtaatgtctatcTGAAGTGTGTGGTGCAGTGTTCTCCGAGCTTTATTGACATAGCTGGGTcggccttttagtgcatgttcgtgcatgtgagcgtgccccaatGGCTAGCacatggccgccgctctgcactgctctcatacggcggttacagctgataacgccgtcccaaccGCCGCCTCCGTTgaggaagcgtagcgcccaccctccggtctTCCCTACActattagctctgtcagcactgttcccgttgttttcactgttagctgcgagcggtcgccatgttgagagccatgcggaggcaatagaaatgctcccaatctggcattttgcacctttaaaatcagctccacctcgaccagctgcaacattaaaacgCTGCTCACATGTTAATGCAAGAATAAGAATTACtacacattatactgtataatataataatctgaAGGGGAgatattctgcataatgagtacttttaggTTTTATACTTTAAGTAGATTTTGCTATTAATACTCCTGTACTTTTTCCTTTGGCATGCATGTTTTACTCTTAACACTGTTTtacacattatactgtataatataataatctgaAGGGGtgacattctgcataatgagtaatTTGAAGTTTTATACTTTAagtagattttgttattaatactactgtactttttaattttgcatGCATGTTTTACTCTgaacactattttttttacattgttgtacttttacttggGTAAAGTATCTAAGTACTTATCCCACATCAATGAGCTGCTGTATCTCTCTGGAGAACAGCATCATCTCTGTTCTTAGACCCATGCATGTTCAGTCATGTCTTACTGTGCAGTAATATGAAAATGAGATTTCCCCTGGATTCTCTTATTATTTAGGGCATATCCTTAGTTTAAGTTCATTTTAGACTACTTAGCCTTGCCTTTAATGCAAAATCAGAGGTTGCACTGGTCCAAAacatataaagtaaaaaaacagaaaatgtttaacTGCAGATTGCAATAATAAAATCTGTGAATCTGTTCAGTTTGTCATTGTCTTACCTGCTATTTTAGGGTAGTTGTGCTGCATTCTCAAACTTATTTCACAAaggacaaaaataataataaaaacttgCCCTGCAGCCACATATGTGCAGACAGTTAAAAACATCAGTTGTAACCAAAGCTGTGGTGTTGGTGCGCCTTTTTTGCTGTGAGCCATGTTGCGCAACATTTTGTGTGATTCTCTCTTAAAAATGTGTCTCTATAGTCTGAAGTTTAGCAGTcgagcacaaacaaacaaacaggagggaagGAAGTTTTCCTGCGAGCCTTTTAGAAACCGCTGTAATGAACAAGCTGTTCCGCACGATTTGAAAATAATCCGCGTGTCAGTGTCATCTTTCTTATGCAAAGTAGGTGTCTTTGAAGGCGGATCTTTTGGCAGGTTAGACCGGGACGGAGGCTCCGACCAGCTCAGACGAGCTGCTGACACCAAAACGCATCAACTGCTTCCACGAGAAGGATCCTGCATTTACTGGGACTCATTTATCATCACTGAGGAGATTTATTTCACTTCTTTTAGCGGACTGATTCGTTGTTTTTCTGGTGCTTCTTGTGAGCAGCTGCAGAAAGGACTGAAAGGACTGGAGGGACATtattttttcactgttttccaCCAAGTTGTCTCGCAAGATCGGAGGAAAAGTGGCATGAAACGTGAGTCTTTTGGGAACacatttacctttttttctctttttacgCACAGCAGACTGATCTGCACCGTGCAAGACACTGAACAAGTAGCTCCACAAACACTTCAGCCACCAAACTGAGCGCCtggaagaagcagcagcatggaCCTGAACGCACGCGTCTTCCAGCGAGAACACATTGTGGGACCTCTGCGGGATTTCTGTTCTCATTAAACTCTGCAAACCTCCAGTAAAATGAGGACACGgtggtgttgttgcagcagATAGTtctggaagtttttttttttttctccccacatTGATCTGAAACATCAGCAGCCAGGTTTCATCactgacttttgtttttttaatgaaagaaaCTTGTGTGTTGTGGTGAACATTTGGCCTTTTTCTTTAAATCAAGATGCGTTCAAGTGTTAAACTGAGCCTCATCTGTGTGCTGCTGGTGCTGTGGAGCTGTGGGGGCTCAGCCATCAGCTCAATAGACTCTGACTGGTCAGGAGAGGGGAGATGTCAGCACATCAACATCCCCCAGTGCAAAGACATTGGCTACAACATGACGCGCATGCCAAACCTCATGGGCCACGATGACCAAAAAGAGGCAGCGATAAAGCTGCAGGAGTTCGCCACACTGATACAGTTCGGCTGCCACAGCCATCTCAAGTTCTTCCTGTGCTCGCTGTACGCCCCCATGTGCACCGAGCAGGTGTCCAACCCCATCCCGGCGTGCAGGGTGATGTGTGAGCAGGTCAAGCAGAAATGCTCGCCCATCTTGGAGCAGTTCAACTTCCCCTGGCCCGACTCCCTGGACTGCTCCCGGCTGCCGACCAAAAACGACCCCAATAACCTCTGCATGGAGGCGCCCAACAATGGCTCTGACGAGCCCCCCAAAGTCTCCCACACCCAGCCTCCGGATTTCAGGCCACAGCGGCCTCTGAGCGGTCAGGACCTGCACCTGAAGGAGACCGGCAGCAAGCAGACGTGCAGCAATCCTGGCAAGTTTCACTTTGTGGAGAAGAGTGAGTCCTGCGCCCCCAAGTGCTACCCCAAAGTGGACGTGTACTGGAGTCAGGGAGACAAGCAGTTCTCCCTGGTGTGGATCGCCATCTGGTCCATCCTCTGCTTTGTCTCCAGCGCCTTCACTGTGCTCACTTTCCTCATCGACCCGCAGAGGTTCAAATACCCCGAGAGGCCGATCATCTTCCTCTCCATGTCCTACTGTGTTTACTCTGTGGGCTACCTCGTCAGGCTTTTTGTGGGAGCTGACAGAATAGCCTGCGACAGAGACAATGGGGTCCAGTATGTTATCCAGGAGGGCCTGGAGAGCACCGGCTGCACCATTGTCTTCCTCATCCTGTATTATTTTGGCATGGCCAGCTCCCTCTGGTGGGTTATCCTGACCCTCACATGGTTCCTGGCCGCGGGGAAGAAGTGGGGTCACGAGGCCATCGAGGCCAACAGCAGCTACTTCCACCTGGCG from Sebastes fasciatus isolate fSebFas1 chromosome 6, fSebFas1.pri, whole genome shotgun sequence includes the following:
- the fzd10 gene encoding frizzled-10, whose amino-acid sequence is MRSSVKLSLICVLLVLWSCGGSAISSIDSDWSGEGRCQHINIPQCKDIGYNMTRMPNLMGHDDQKEAAIKLQEFATLIQFGCHSHLKFFLCSLYAPMCTEQVSNPIPACRVMCEQVKQKCSPILEQFNFPWPDSLDCSRLPTKNDPNNLCMEAPNNGSDEPPKVSHTQPPDFRPQRPLSGQDLHLKETGSKQTCSNPGKFHFVEKSESCAPKCYPKVDVYWSQGDKQFSLVWIAIWSILCFVSSAFTVLTFLIDPQRFKYPERPIIFLSMSYCVYSVGYLVRLFVGADRIACDRDNGVQYVIQEGLESTGCTIVFLILYYFGMASSLWWVILTLTWFLAAGKKWGHEAIEANSSYFHLAAWAIPAVKTIMILVMRKVAGDELTGICYVGSMDVKALTGFVLIPLSCYLIIGTSFLLSGFVALFHIRKIMKTEGENTDKLEKLMVRIGVFSVLYTVPATCVIACYFYERLNMDYWRIVALEQKCMDSSGGPESDECVMKASIPAVEIFMVKIFMLLVVGITSGMWIWTSKTLQSWQNVFSRKLKKRTRRKAASVFTSSRPYIKPHPSLKGHNTKYEPTRPPPTCV